One part of the Hydra vulgaris chromosome 01, alternate assembly HydraT2T_AEP genome encodes these proteins:
- the LOC136074485 gene encoding ATP-dependent DNA helicase pif1-like — MTEVLVLTQCFRQKDDEQFFGALNEIRFGQVSDKTIDYFMTRCFEKDENLNSKYTRLFFRNIEVDVYNNQKMETIKQEGYWFYAKDVIKNRNIPCTFQIPAAVYLKIGAIVMLVRNINVEEGLCNGTIGTIILIENNAVWVMMNKKEVKIECVKEEILDCSHAVVGSRFGLPLKLAFSFTVHKAQGSTMNKAVVQFNLKAFINSLYYVSLSRVCNINDIFIIINNKFDLRTLFKSITVDSDVLEFYKKYM; from the coding sequence ATGACAGAAGTGTTGGTTTTAACTCAATGCTTTAGACAAAAAGACGATGAACAATTTTTTGGAGCTTTAAATGAAATACGTTTTGGTCAAGTTTCAGACAAAACTATTGATTATTTTATGACACgttgttttgaaaaagatgaaaatttaaactctaaatatacaagattattttttagaaacatcGAAGTGGATGTTTATAACAATCAAAAAATGGAGACTATCAAACAAGAAGGGTATTGGTTTTATGctaaagatgttattaaaaatcgAAATATTCCATGCACGTTTCAAATTCCAGCGGCTGTTTATCTTAAAATAGGTGCTATTGTTATGCTTGTAAGAAATATTAATGTGGAAGAAGGTTTGTGCAATGGTACTATTGGTACCatcattttaatagaaaataatgcAGTTTGGGTGatgatgaataaaaaagaagtcaAAATTGAATGTGTCAAAGAAGAAATTTTAGATTGCTCTCATGCTGTCGTAGGCTCAAGATTTGGTTTGCCTTTAAAATTAGCATTTTCTTTTACTGTTCATAAAGCTCAAGGAAGTACCATGAATAAAGCCGTtgttcaatttaatttaaaggcTTTTATTAATAGTCTTTATTATGTTTCTTTATCACGAGTTTGTAATATTAacgatatatttataattattaataataaatttgatttacgaacactatttaaaagtattactgTTGATTCTGATGTTttggaattttataaaaaatacatgtaa